Within Alphaproteobacteria bacterium, the genomic segment GATAATCGGCTTAATAACCGATTACGTCGCATGGTATCTGAAACTAGATCTATAGAAATTACAACTACAAGAAATGAAGCTGAAGCGTTATTGCTTGAAAATAATTTAATTAAACATCATACACCACGTTATAATATCTTACTTAGAGATGATAAATCTTTCCCCTTTATTGTTATTACAAAAGATCATCCTGTTCCAAGAATTTATAAACATAGAGGCCCACAAAAAATTAATGCTGATTATTACGGTCCTTTTGCTTCATCACAAAGTGTTGATGAAACAATTGTTGCCTTAGAAAAAGCTTTTCTTTTAAGATCTTGCAATGACCATGTTTTTTCTAATCGCACAAGGCCTTGCCTTTTATATCAAATTAAGCGTTGTTCAGGACCATGTGTAAATCGTATTTCTGAACACCAGTATCAAGAATTAGTCCAAGAAACTAAAGCATTTTTAGAAGGTAAAAAAAGTGACATACAACAAAAATTGGGGCAGCATATGCAAAAAGCTAGCGACAACCAATCCTATGAAGAGGCAGCTTTTTATCGCGATCGTATCCGTGCTCTTACCCAAATACAAACTCAACAAACTATTCATTTTAGCAACTTAAAAAATGCCGATATCATTGCTGTTGCTCAAAAAAATAACCAAACTTGTGTTCAAGTTTTTTTTGTACGCAATCATACTAATTATGGTAATCGCGCCTATTTTCCAAATTCCAATGACACAATTGAAAGTGAAGAAATACTTTCACAATTTATCAGTCATTTTTATACCCAAAGGAAGCCAGCTAATACAATAATTCTTAGCCATTCAATTCCAGATATTGATCTAATACAAAATGCTTTATCACAAATAGCTGGGCACAAAGTTACAATCAATATTCCTAAATATGGCGAAAAAAATCGAATTCTAGAGCAAGCTCTTTACAACGCTAAAGAAGCACTTAAACGTCATATTTCTGTTATGTTAGGAAATCAAGATTTATTAGATAAAATGTCAGATTTTTTTAATCTTACTAAACCTTTATCCCGTATCGAAGTTTATGACAATAGCCATCTACAAGGAACTGATCCTTTTGGTGTTATGATTGTAGCTGGATCCCAAGGGTTTGAAAAAAAATTTTATCGTAAATTTATTGTCCAAAATAATCAAAATAATCCCATTAAATTAAATGATGATTATGCTATGTTAGCCCAAGTTCTTAAAAGACGTTTCGCCCACTTACAAAAGTCTGATGATGATAGTATGAATTTACTACCGGATGTTATTTTAATTGATGGGGGTCAAGGACAATTAAACGTTGCACAAAAAATTTTAGAAGAATTAAAATTAACCCATATTATTGCTATTGGTATTGCAAAAGGCCCCCATCGTAATGCTGGGCAAGAAAGATTTTTTATTAAAGACCAAGCACCTTTTTCTTTCAAGAAAGATGATCCTTTGCTTCATTATTTGCAAAGATTAAGAGATGAAGCCCATCGTTTTGCAATTTCAAGCCATCGTTCAAAACGTGAAAAAAAATTAAGTTTTTCTACTCTTGATCAAATCATTGGTATTGGCCCAAAGCGAAAAAAAGCTTTGTATAATCATTTTGGCTCTCTCCAGCAAATAAGCTCGGCTTCTATTCATGAACTTGTCCAAGTTAAAGGTATCGATCAAAAAGTTGCCGAAGGTATCTATGCTTATTTTCATGATCAGTAGGTAATGGATCAATAAACAATTGTATTCAAAGACAGTCTATATTAAGAATATAATATAATTTTTAATATTCTTATGTTTTTTATGAGCAATATACCCAATCTTTTAACTTTATTTCGTATTTTTTCTATTCCCTTACTTGTTATATTATTTTATATACCAGGCGACACTATACGTTGGCTTATGCTCCTTCTCTATATTATTGCATGTATCACAGATTATCTTGACGGTTATTTAGCAAGAAGTTGGCACCAAGTATCTGCATTAGGGAAATTCCTTGATCCCATTGCTGATAAATTGCTTATTGCAACTCTTATCTTAATGCTTACAGCTACAAATATAATTGAAAATTGGACAGTAATTCCTGCTCTTGTTATTTTATGTCGTGAAATCTTAGTATCAGGGCTCAGAGAATTTCTTGCCAATACACAAGTAACTATGCCTGTAAGTACCTTGGCCAAATGGAAAACATTAGCTCAAATGATTTCGCTTGGCTTTTTAATTATACAAAATATAACACCTGCTTTTTTGCATGTTAATCTTATTGGCCAAATTGGTCTTTGGATCGCTGCAATTTTTACTATAATCACTGGGTATGATTATTTAAAGGCAGGATTAAAATATATTAAAGCAAATGGTTAAAATTTTATATTTTTCTTGGGTTCGTGATAAAATTAACAAAGAACAAGAAGATATTTTTTTACCTAAAAATATTTTAACTGTTAAAGATTTATGTCAATGGCTTGTTAAAAACAATTCTTCTTATGCTACCATCTTTAAAAATACAAAACTAATTAAAGTTGCTATTAATCAAGAATACGCTTCTTTTAATGATTTAATTAAAGATACTGATGAAATTGCTTTTTTTCCTCCGGTTACAGGTGGATAAATGATTTATCTGCAAAAAAAGAATTTTAATTTTGGACAAGAAGTCAAAAAAATAATCGCCGATAACCATCAGATTGGCGCCGTAGTTAGTTTTTTAGGCTTAGTAAGGGATATGGCAACTAATCCCCAACTTATTTCTATGGTCATTGAACATTATCCTGGTATGACTGAAAAAAAAATAACTGAAATTGAAGCTTACGCAATCCAAAATTGGAAATTGTCAAAAAGCTTAATTATTCATCGTTATGGTATCTTACATCCAGGTGAACAAATTGTTCTCGTTGTAGCCGCAGCTGAACATCGACACACAGCATTTGAAGCTTGTCAATTTATTATAGATTGGTTAAAAACAGATGCACCTTTTTGGAAACTTGAAATAACAAATAAAACCAAAAATTGGGTAAAAGTACAAAAGCAAGATCTTCAAAAACGAGATACCTGGCTTTCCTTATCAAATGCAAAAACTGTAAAAAATTAAGCGGCCGTAGATACCGTTGACGGTATACTTCTAACCAATTTATTATAATCTTCCATTAATTGATGGGTTAATGATCCAACAGTAAACCGATAAGATCCTATTGATCCAATTGGTGTAACTTCAGCTGCAGTTCCAGTTAAAAAAGCTTCTTCTGCTTTTTCTAATTCTTCTGGCTTTATATATCGCTCAATAACTTTGATACCTCTTTTTTTGGCAAGTTCAATTACGGTTCTTCTTGTGATTCCATCAAGAAAACAATCAGCTATAGGTGTATGTAGATCGTCACCAAATCTAAAGAAAATATTGGCTCCTGTTGATTCGGCAATGTATCCTCGATAATCTAACATAAGAGCATCGGCATATCCTTGCTTTTCGGCGTCATGTTTACTCATAGTTGCAATCATATAAAGACCAGAAGCTTTACTTTGTGTAGGTGCAGTTTCGGGACTTGGTCTACGCCATTTAGCCATGTTTAAACGAATACCTTTGGCCTTTAATTCTGGAGAAAAATAACTTTTCCATTCCCATACAGCTATAGCCACATGTACCTTATTTGCCTGGCCAGATACACCCATCATTTCACTTCCACGCCACGCAACTGGTCTTATATAACAATCTTGAAGTGTTTGAGTTTTCATAACTTGCAATGTCGCTTCATTAATTTCTGTAAGAGAATAGGGTATTGAAAAACCCAAAATTTCTGCAGATTTAATTAATCTTTGACTATGTTCTGTTAACTTAAATATTCGACCATTATAAGCTCGTATACCTTCAAAAACCGCATCCGCATAATGTAAACCATGGGTAAGAACGTGAATTTTTGCATCACGCCACGGTACTAAATTTCCATCAAACCATATTTTACCGTCACGTTCATCAAAAGGTATTATTTCTGACATAATTTCCATCCCTAAATAATTTTGTTTTTATAATATTGATTATACTCTAAATATAAAATAATTGATAGGTTTTGCCTATGGCAAAAATTTTTGTTATTTTAAATTAACTAATCAATATTTTAATAGTTTTGCAATAGTAATTTTAATTTATAAATGATAACTTAAGTCAATATTTTTAAAGAGCAATATATTAATTTTCAATTTTATTTGAATATATATTATAAAAATTGAAACAGTATGAGCACAGAAATCAAACACATATTAGTAGTCGATGATGATACTCGCTTAAGAGAGCTTTTACAAAAATATCTTTTTAGTCAAGGATTTCACGTTTCAACTGCAGAGAATACTGTTCTTGCCAGACAACAAATAGAGAATTTATCTTTTGATCTTATTGTTTTAGACATTATGATGCCTGGTGAAGATGGATTAAGTTTGGCTCGTTTCATAAGACAAAAAAGTACAGTGCCTATTCTTATGTTAACAGCAATGGGAGAAGCTGAAGATCGTATAAATGGGCTGGAACATGGGGCTGATGATTATTTAACAAAACCTTTTGATCCTAGAGAATTAGTACTTCGTATTCGCACCATTCTTCGCCGTATATCACTTAATGAGAATAGTGTTGCAGACATTGCCAAAGTTGTTCGTATTGGAAATATGATATATGAAACAAAAAAACGTATACTACGTAATGGTGATAATGAAATACGTTTAACAAAAGTGGAGCTTGATCTTCTTGATATCTTAGTAAATCATATGGGACAACCAGTCAGTAGAGAATTATTATGCCAACAATCTTCAGAAGAAGCTGCCACAACGAGAGCTGTTGATGTTCAAATAACTAGATTAAGACGTAAAATTGAAAAAGATCCCCGTTATCCCCGATATTTACAAACTGTTCGAGGTCGAGGTTATTTACTTCAATCAGATTAATATTAGATTAATAATGTTAGATTAATATTGTGACACCAATTAAAATTTCTCGTTTTATTAATAGATCTCTACCACGTTCTCTTTTGGGTAGGTCTATTCTTATAATTGTAACTCCAATGATTTTATTACAGATTATTGCAACTTGGTTTTTTTATAATAGCCATTGGGATACTGTAACACGAAGATTAGCTAACAGTGTAGCTGGTGATATTACAACTGTTATTGATCTTATGGCAAAGGATCAAAATTCGGATAATTATAAAACACTTTTTACTATAGCAGATAAAAATATGGATTTATCTATGTATTTTATCCCCAAAGGTATTCTTCCAACTTCTATTGCTTTCTCTATGCCTGAAAATTTTGTAGATAAAAAATTTAATAATGCTCTATCAGAATACATTAATATTCCATTTCTTATTGATAGCAGATCAGAAGAAAAATCTATTGAAATAAGACTTCAGCTTCCAGATGGTCTTTTACACATCTCTACCCCACGTCGGCGTTTATTTAGTTCAACAACATATGTTTTTATTTTATGGATGATTGGAAGTTCTTTTATTTTATATGGAATAGCTATAACGTTTATGCGCAATCAAATTATTCCTATTAAAACTTTAGCTAAAGCTGCAGAAGAATTTGGGAAAGGTCGCGAAACAGAACCTTTCAAACCTAAAGGTGCAACGGAGGTCAGACAAGCTGCAACCGCTTTTAACCGAATGCGTGATCGAATTAAAAGACAAATTAACCAACGCACAGAAATGCTTGCTGGGGTATCACATGATTTACGTACTCCTTTAACGCGTATGAAATTACAATTGGCTATGGTTGAACAAAATCAAGATATTGATGGGCTTAAAGAAGATTTAAGTGATATGGAAAAAATGGTGGAAGAATATCTTGCTTTTGCACGTGGTGAAGGAACAGAACAATCTATTGCAACAAATATTAAAATTTTTTTGGAAGAATTTATTTCAGGATTTCAAAAACCTGATTATACATTAAAATTAACTATTGATGATGATACCATTTTACCTATTCGCAGAATTGCCTTTAAACGCTGTCTTACCAATCTTATTAATAATGCCCAACGTTACAGCAGGTATGTTATCATTACTTGCCAAAAAATAGGCAAAAATATAGATATTACTATTGATGATGATGGGCCAGGTATACCAGAGGAAAAGAGAGAGGAAGTATTTAAACCATTTTTTCGTTTAGAAAAATCACGTAATCTTCAAACAGGGGGGGTTGGATTAGGTTTAACCATAGCACGTGATATTATCAGAAGTCACGGAGGTGATTTGGTGCTGGATGATTCTCCGCAAGGTGGTCTTAGAGCTAAATTACGTATTCCTATATAATTTAAAATTTTTAAATTTCATTATTATTGATAATGGGAATTGGTTTACGGTCTGGCCCAATAGCTACAAAAACAAACCGTCCTTCTGTCACTTGTTCTTTTAAATGACTACCCTTACGTTCAACCATTGCTTCTACTTTAACTGTTACACTTGTTCGTCCGATCTTTTCTGTCAAAGCATAGCATACCAAGCAGTCCCCCACAAAAACAGGTTTATGAAAAACTATATTGTCTATAGCAACTGTTACAATATTTGTAGAAGAAAGTTTACGTGCATGCAAATAGGCTGCTAAATCCATTTGACTTAAAATCCATCCCCCAAACATATCACCATCAGGGTTAATATCTTTTGGCATAGCTACAACTTTAATGACAAGCTCTGGCTGTAACACAAAAATTCCTTTCTCTCAGTAAGTAAATTTACTTTTTACTTATTTAAATAATTTTTTCCATAAAAAATGGACCGTTATAAAAACGGTCCATTAAAATTGGTTTCAATTTTTATTATTTATGGGAATTCTTTTTAGAAAGAACTGTTTTTATTTCTTCAAGATTTTCTGAAAAGCGCTTTGTTAAAACATTTACTGCTTCGTTATTAGCTTTTTGTGCCATATCATTTAATTCACGTATATTAGATATAGCTTGTTCAAAAACCACTTTGGTATTTGCAATATGACAGGCTACTTTTTCTTCAGGTGAATGTGCAGAAATTAAATTCTGATTCATATGGTTAAGCTCTTCAATTGCATGCTGGGCTAGTTCCACTTGTTTTTGAACTAAAGCTTGTACATTTTGAAAAACCATTTGGTGTGCTGTTGTAATAGCTTCTGCATTACGGCGTTGTACTGATACAAAAGTATCCATATTAAACATAGATAAATTAGCTGGAGAAAAATAATTGCCAAATTCCCCAAAAGCACGATTGAATTCATTAAACATAGATGTAAAATCCATAGGCTGAGTAGAAAATGATTTAGTATCTTTTTGA encodes:
- the uvrC gene encoding excinuclease ABC subunit UvrC, translating into MTDFTDINTTEINIIIDGQALSKGLSLIAKEAKHLPTLPGVYRMLNHEGRVLYVGKAKNLNKRVKSYAADNRLNNRLRRMVSETRSIEITTTRNEAEALLLENNLIKHHTPRYNILLRDDKSFPFIVITKDHPVPRIYKHRGPQKINADYYGPFASSQSVDETIVALEKAFLLRSCNDHVFSNRTRPCLLYQIKRCSGPCVNRISEHQYQELVQETKAFLEGKKSDIQQKLGQHMQKASDNQSYEEAAFYRDRIRALTQIQTQQTIHFSNLKNADIIAVAQKNNQTCVQVFFVRNHTNYGNRAYFPNSNDTIESEEILSQFISHFYTQRKPANTIILSHSIPDIDLIQNALSQIAGHKVTINIPKYGEKNRILEQALYNAKEALKRHISVMLGNQDLLDKMSDFFNLTKPLSRIEVYDNSHLQGTDPFGVMIVAGSQGFEKKFYRKFIVQNNQNNPIKLNDDYAMLAQVLKRRFAHLQKSDDDSMNLLPDVILIDGGQGQLNVAQKILEELKLTHIIAIGIAKGPHRNAGQERFFIKDQAPFSFKKDDPLLHYLQRLRDEAHRFAISSHRSKREKKLSFSTLDQIIGIGPKRKKALYNHFGSLQQISSASIHELVQVKGIDQKVAEGIYAYFHDQ
- the pgsA gene encoding CDP-diacylglycerol--glycerol-3-phosphate 3-phosphatidyltransferase; amino-acid sequence: MSNIPNLLTLFRIFSIPLLVILFYIPGDTIRWLMLLLYIIACITDYLDGYLARSWHQVSALGKFLDPIADKLLIATLILMLTATNIIENWTVIPALVILCREILVSGLREFLANTQVTMPVSTLAKWKTLAQMISLGFLIIQNITPAFLHVNLIGQIGLWIAAIFTIITGYDYLKAGLKYIKANG
- the moaD gene encoding molybdopterin converting factor subunit 1, giving the protein MVKILYFSWVRDKINKEQEDIFLPKNILTVKDLCQWLVKNNSSYATIFKNTKLIKVAINQEYASFNDLIKDTDEIAFFPPVTGG
- a CDS encoding molybdenum cofactor biosynthesis protein MoaE, whose amino-acid sequence is MIYLQKKNFNFGQEVKKIIADNHQIGAVVSFLGLVRDMATNPQLISMVIEHYPGMTEKKITEIEAYAIQNWKLSKSLIIHRYGILHPGEQIVLVVAAAEHRHTAFEACQFIIDWLKTDAPFWKLEITNKTKNWVKVQKQDLQKRDTWLSLSNAKTVKN
- a CDS encoding branched-chain amino acid aminotransferase: MSEIIPFDERDGKIWFDGNLVPWRDAKIHVLTHGLHYADAVFEGIRAYNGRIFKLTEHSQRLIKSAEILGFSIPYSLTEINEATLQVMKTQTLQDCYIRPVAWRGSEMMGVSGQANKVHVAIAVWEWKSYFSPELKAKGIRLNMAKWRRPSPETAPTQSKASGLYMIATMSKHDAEKQGYADALMLDYRGYIAESTGANIFFRFGDDLHTPIADCFLDGITRRTVIELAKKRGIKVIERYIKPEELEKAEEAFLTGTAAEVTPIGSIGSYRFTVGSLTHQLMEDYNKLVRSIPSTVSTAA
- a CDS encoding response regulator; translated protein: MSTEIKHILVVDDDTRLRELLQKYLFSQGFHVSTAENTVLARQQIENLSFDLIVLDIMMPGEDGLSLARFIRQKSTVPILMLTAMGEAEDRINGLEHGADDYLTKPFDPRELVLRIRTILRRISLNENSVADIAKVVRIGNMIYETKKRILRNGDNEIRLTKVELDLLDILVNHMGQPVSRELLCQQSSEEAATTRAVDVQITRLRRKIEKDPRYPRYLQTVRGRGYLLQSD
- a CDS encoding HAMP domain-containing protein yields the protein MILLQIIATWFFYNSHWDTVTRRLANSVAGDITTVIDLMAKDQNSDNYKTLFTIADKNMDLSMYFIPKGILPTSIAFSMPENFVDKKFNNALSEYINIPFLIDSRSEEKSIEIRLQLPDGLLHISTPRRRLFSSTTYVFILWMIGSSFILYGIAITFMRNQIIPIKTLAKAAEEFGKGRETEPFKPKGATEVRQAATAFNRMRDRIKRQINQRTEMLAGVSHDLRTPLTRMKLQLAMVEQNQDIDGLKEDLSDMEKMVEEYLAFARGEGTEQSIATNIKIFLEEFISGFQKPDYTLKLTIDDDTILPIRRIAFKRCLTNLINNAQRYSRYVIITCQKIGKNIDITIDDDGPGIPEEKREEVFKPFFRLEKSRNLQTGGVGLGLTIARDIIRSHGGDLVLDDSPQGGLRAKLRIPI
- a CDS encoding acyl-CoA thioesterase codes for the protein MPKDINPDGDMFGGWILSQMDLAAYLHARKLSSTNIVTVAIDNIVFHKPVFVGDCLVCYALTEKIGRTSVTVKVEAMVERKGSHLKEQVTEGRFVFVAIGPDRKPIPIINNNEI
- the phaP gene encoding TIGR01841 family phasin (Members of this family are phasins (small proteins associated with inclusions such as PHA granules). Note that several different families of phasins have been named PhaP despite very little sequence similarity to each other.), translated to MAKTQNSYQKDTKSFSTQPMDFTSMFNEFNRAFGEFGNYFSPANLSMFNMDTFVSVQRRNAEAITTAHQMVFQNVQALVQKQVELAQHAIEELNHMNQNLISAHSPEEKVACHIANTKVVFEQAISNIRELNDMAQKANNEAVNVLTKRFSENLEEIKTVLSKKNSHK